The nucleotide sequence GCGCTGAGTTAGCTTGGAGTCGGGTGCTGCTGACCAGATGCCAAGCACGCCTCCTGGAATAAGTGAATCGTAGGCTGATTGAAGGCCTTTAGGTGAATAAAGCCATCCATTGTACGGGCGTGTTAAAGCCTCCGGGCCATTGTCCACATCTAACAAGATAGCGCTCCAAGGCTTTTCGCTTTTCTCTACGAGGTCGCCCACATCTCCCGCATAGACTACGGCTCGGGGATCTTTAAGTGGGTGCTTGGCGATTTTACTTAAGAGTCCCTCATTCCAGCGCACCACGGCTGGTATGAGTTCCGCCACGGTAACCTGACCGTTTTCACCAACGCGGCGCAAAGCTGCGGCCAAAGTGAAACCCATGCCTAAACCGCCGACGAGAATACGGGCATCTTCCAAATGGTCGAGACGGTCACAGGCCCAATCGGAGAGCGCGTCCTCTGAACCATGGAGGCGGCTGCTCATGAGTTCTCGGCCATCAACCTGAATGACGTATTCCGAGCCTCGGTTCATGAGATAGATAACTTCCGTCTCGTCAGGAACGCTTTGGTGGTCAAGAATTTCCCAGGGGCGCATCGTTAAATCTCCACATAGTGTTTTGGTCTAAATCAAAGTAGACCGGGTGCAGCAGGTACTTGAAAACAAACGTGAAAACAACCGGAACAACCGGAACAAATGAAGCAATAATATGTGTGCTTGGCCTGCGAAAAGCCTTGGTTTGTAGCCAAAAAACCGCATGTTGATGTTATCAGGAACTTTTTAAGGGTAATCGAAAGCACCGAGTGGGACCATTTGAAACCCTCTCGCCGAGAGGATATGCCTGCTTGGCCAATTACCTGGGAGTTTTACATGTCTGGAAAAATCGAAGCACGCTTAAAAGACCTTGGAATCGTATTACCACCTCCGGCCAAACCGGCCGCCAATTATGTGCCCACCGTACGCACTGGCAACCTGGTTTACGTGGCTGGGCAGGTGCCTATGGTCGAGGGCAAGTTTGAGTACCAGGGCAAGCTTGGCAAAGATTACTCTGTTGAAGAAGGGCAAGCATGTGCTCGGTTGGTAGCCACCAATGTGATTGCGCAGCTTAAAGAAGCTTGCGGCGGCGACTTAGACCGCGTGCGCCAAGCGGTGAAGCTCAATGGCTTTGTGAACTGTACGCCTGAGTTTGTAGAGCAACCTCATGTCATCAACGGCGCTTCAGAGCTAATGATTGAAGTGTTTGGCGATAATGGTCGCCATGCACGCTCTGCGGTGGGCGTAACCAGTTTGCCCTTTGGTGTGGCTGTAGAGATCGATGGTGTGTTTGAGGTAGAATAAGGCTATTTGAGGTTCAATTGGTCTAGTTTCGCAATACCGGTTTAAAATATTTTTCCCATTTCTCATTTAGGGGCTTCTCAATTCGCGGTAATCCGATAGGGCCATTTCGACCCCAGAGAAAGAAGCCGCCTATGAAACGCCGACACTTACTTGAGTTCAACGAACGCTCTGAATGCCCGAAATTTATCCGCGACTCGGTGGTAGAGACGCTGGGTATGGGGCTACGGTTCATCAAAATGGGCAATATTATAGGGCCGCCCTTCGCAGAATTTATGCAACGGGCCAAGGTTTCCAAGGTGCTTGATTTGTGCACGGGCACCGGTGTGCCGGTGAGTCTCTTAGCGCAGTGGCTTAAGGACCACGGGGACCAATCGCCTAAATTTCTTGTTTCGGACCTTTTCCCAAATCATGAGTCGTTCGAGGAAATTACGAACCAAGATGATTTGGATATCACAAGTGTTGCTGAGTCGGTGAATGCACTGGATGTAAACCCCGAACTCGAGCACGATACACGAACCATCATCAATTCGTTTCATCACTTTACGCCGGCCATGGCCGAGGCTATTTTGGAAGATACGGTTCAAAAAGACAAAAGCATCTTTATTTATGAGGGTTTTCGACGCGACCCCATGGGCCTTGCCCCAACAGGGCCTTGGATGACTCTAGCGCTCTTGGCGAACCCGTGGCTTGCGAAGCGGTCGAAGTTTCTGAAAATCGTATTTTCTTTTATAATTCCCATCATTCCACTGATCGCAATGTGGGACGGATTTGTGAGCACGCTTCGGATTCATTCACAGGAAGACTTGATGCAAATGGTCTCGAAGTGGCCCCATTATGAGTGGAACTACTCAGAGCATCCCTATGCGCGGGGTGGTCGAGCCGTTATCTTTTCGGGTAATCCGAAAAATGAGCAGGCTTAAGAAAAAATTGAATTAAAGAAATTCTTGATGGGTGTCGTAATAGTGTCCCAGATTCTTGAGGCTCCTATCTTGGCGGTCACTGCTCCCACTTCTCCAAGGCCAATATCGTCGGTAGGGCGGGCGCTCCAATTTTCCGGATACTTTCCGTCTAGCCATAAGTCTTTGATGTCATCGTTGGTAAAGTAGCGCTCTCCACCTCGGCTTGGGTCTTCGCGGCCAAACACTTGAAGCATA is from Deltaproteobacteria bacterium and encodes:
- a CDS encoding RidA family protein — protein: MSGKIEARLKDLGIVLPPPAKPAANYVPTVRTGNLVYVAGQVPMVEGKFEYQGKLGKDYSVEEGQACARLVATNVIAQLKEACGGDLDRVRQAVKLNGFVNCTPEFVEQPHVINGASELMIEVFGDNGRHARSAVGVTSLPFGVAVEIDGVFEVE